From a single Populus nigra chromosome 18, ddPopNigr1.1, whole genome shotgun sequence genomic region:
- the LOC133678818 gene encoding uncharacterized protein LOC133678818: MQFQGLLFTGSCSNLLNKSSSLRAHAALKLGHIQRSNSTSTCSRGLLWRWGVSKVISIYLLCCLNLVALAQDYPSLSTSSYGCEDVSSYYASVKGLEGKALKKKLHSVISKHQSLSYKEVWDALKFLDATNVDRPQASSGIVEIYSLRAVSKNLAGKPEGWNREHLWPRSYGLISGPSLTDLHNIRPADVNEFHAVNSSRGNKYYGECNKKSIRCLKPANKEAAFDTETDKKRWTPPTKVRGDIARAIMYMAVCYGLHQPGGQNLHLSDSPSTENREMGLLSTLLKWNEVDPPSREEKLRNDRVCKFYQHNRNPFVDHPEYVSLIWKRVTPTHQNWHFPAKKEIMK, translated from the exons ATGCAGTTTCAAGGGCTTCTGTTTACTGGTTCCTGCTCCAATCTTCTA AACAAGTCTTCCTCACTAAGGGCACACGCTGCTCTCAAACTTGGCCATATTCAAAGAAGCAACAGCACCAGTACTTGTTCCAGAGGTTTATTATGGAGATGGGGGGTGTCTAAAGTCATCTCCATTTACTTGTTGTGTTGCCTCAATCTTGTAGCACTGGCTCAAGATTATCCATCTTTATCCACTTCTTCTTATGGATGTGAGGATGTTAGCAGTTACTATGCAAGTGTGAAGGGATTAGAAGGGAAAGCACtgaaaaagaaacttcattctgTTATCTCCAAGCATCAGTCACTGTCTTACAAAGAGGTCTGGGATGCCCTCAAGTTTCTTGATGCTACAAATGTCGATAGGCCTCAAGCTTCATCTGGGAT AGTTGAAATTTACTCTCTAAGAGCTGTTTCGAAAAACTTAGCTGGAAAACCTGAAGGATGGAATA GGGAACATTTGTGGCCTCGTTCTTATGGGCTAATTAGCGGTCCATCCTTGACTGATTTACATAATATTCGCCCAGCCGATGTGAATG AGTTCCATGCAGTAAATTCATCTCGGGGAAACAAATACTATGGAGAATGCAATAAGAAATCAATACGATGTCTAAAGCCTGCAAACAAAGAAGCTGCTTTTGACACGGAAACAGACAAGAAGAGATGGACACCACCTACAAAG GTTAGAGGGGATATAGCAAGGGCAATAATGTACATGGCTGTATGTTATGGGCTTCATCAACCAGGTGGACAAAATCTTCACCTTTCTGATTCTCCAAGCACTG AGAACAGAGAGATGGGACTTCTTTCTACATTGCTAAAATGGAATGAAGTTGATCCACCTTCAAGAGAAGAGAAGCTGAGAAATGACAGGGTCTGCAAGTTTTATCAGCACAATAGAAATCCTTTTGTCGATCATCCTGAGTATGTCAGTCTTATTTGGAAAAGAGTTACCCCAACCCACCAAAATTGGCATTTTCCTGCCAAGAAGGAAATAATGAAGTGA
- the LOC133678746 gene encoding uncharacterized protein LOC133678746 yields the protein MEEELHIQAQTSKALIKQLASSDTKTRNKSLKILLNKWLPSQPQISEETMKKIWKGLFYCMWHADKSLAQNQLINKLSSLLTVIEVESVCFSYFSVFLVTMRREWSGIDGLRLDKFYLLIRRFVNSFFGFLKKKGWALDVVERFMRVFVEKGFLADDNFLGNGVNYHVVSVFVEELKGFLPVKEAVLEVIFGNFVSVMGKVSDKVLLGKIKSNVFDLLLRMGKELLEVKIKGDDVGDNDEVVILGSIALVMGFSKRFYELGSSVECCQGNRKVVLGLHEVFLKLEKDFVASGIKIALPESNGDEDEEKVPALVPIDSGMGVEGLNGDVAKAPGSKKLKKSKKAKESDGNSKKAKKKKRNVISSSHSESDSMTDENGYEDLPNGENSSKEKTVDDNLVRFDESAIANLQRQFEKVAAEVGIDEGVTSVCDFPKVTGNGNLSKKRKRAKRVELKQSENQESNGQEDAEAGTSTMAKSTEKSAKKVRFSMKNNLIWKPSTPLPPQSLRIPPSVTPRGSALKKGIPPGPVREMPAKKNMKQRAKSMKKVIKGISPATKRVKKLKSLAV from the coding sequence ATGGAGGAGGAACTCCACATCCAAGCTCAAACGTCGAAAGCCCTAATAAAACAACTAGCATCAAGCGACACAAAAACCCGAAACAAGTCCTTAAAGATTCTCTTAAACAAATGGTTACCTTCACAACCTCAAATCTCTGAAGAAACTATGAAGAAAATATGGAAAGGGCTGTTTTACTGTATGTGGCATGCTGACAAGTCTTTAGCTCAGAACCAACTAATCAACAAATTGAGTTCTTTACTTACTGTTATTGAAGTTGAATCTGTTTGTTTTAgttatttctctgtttttttagttaCTATGAGAAGGGAATGGTCTGGTATTGATGGGTTGAGGTTAGAtaagttttatcttttgattaGGAGATTTGtgaattctttttttggtttcttgaaAAAGAAGGGGTGGGCTTTGGATGTTGTGGAAAGGTTTATGAGGGTTTTTGtggaaaaaggttttttagctgatgataattttttagggaACGGTGTTAATTATCATGTTGTTTCGGTTTTTGTTGAGGAATTGAAGGGTTTTTTGCCCGTGAAGGAGGCGGTTTTGGAGGTGATTTTTGGGAATTTTGTGAGTGTAATGGGGAAGGTGAGTGATAAGGTTTTGCTGGGGAAGATTAAGAGTAATGTGTTTGATCTGTTGTTGCGGATGGGGAAGGAATTGTTGGAGGTGAAGATTAAGGGTGATGACGTTGGGGACAATGATGAGGTGGTGATTTTGGGTTCAATTGCTTTGGTAATGGGGTTCTCTAAGAGGTTTTATGAGTTGGGTTCTTCAGTCGAGTGTTGTCAAGGGAATAGGAAAGTGGTTTTGGGGTTACATGAAGTGTTTTTGAAGTTAGAGAAGGATTTCGTGGCCTCAGGGATCAAGATTGCACTTCCAGAGAGTAATGGTGACGAGGATGAAGAGAAGGTGCCGGCTTTGGTTCCTATTGATAGTGGTATGGGAGTGGAAGGTTTGAATGGTGACGTTGCTAAGGCGCCTGGTagcaagaaattgaagaaaagcaAAAAGGCAAAGGAGTCGGATGGCAATAGCAAAAAggctaagaagaagaaaaggaatgtCATTTCCAGTTCCCACAGTGAGAGTGATTCTATGACTGATGAGAATGGTTATGAGGATTTACCAAATGGGGAGAATtcaagcaaagaaaagactgtTGATGATAATTTGGTAAGGTTTGATGAATCTGCCATAGCAAATCTTCAGAGGCAATTTGAGAAAGTTGCCGCAGAAGTGGGCATAGATGAGGGTGTCACTAGTGTCTGTGATTTTCCTAAAGTCACTGGCAACGGTAATCTCtccaaaaagagaaagagagcgAAGAGGGTGGAATTGAAGCAATCTGAAAATCAAGAATCGAACGGCCAAGAAGATGCTGAAGCTGGCACAAGCACAATGGCAAAGAGCACTGAGAAGAGTGCAAAAAAAGTCCGGTTTTCCATGAAAAACAACTTGATCTGGAAGCCCAGCACTCCTTTACCACCACAAAGTTTGAGAATACCGCCATCTGTGACCCCTAGAGGAAGTGCACTTAAAAAAGGGATACCTCCAGGTCCAGTTAGGGAGATGCCtgcaaagaaaaatatgaaacaaaGAGCGAAATCCATGAAGAAAGTAATCAAAGGCATTTCCCCTGCCACTAAGCGCGTAAAGAAGTTAAAATCACTTGCCGTCTAG